From Maniola hyperantus chromosome 28, iAphHyp1.2, whole genome shotgun sequence, one genomic window encodes:
- the LOC117995226 gene encoding partner of xrn-2 protein 1-like: MKPSVDIDALRTEHESDEQWDVRRSFMMEHKDDFEESELITLAQIFTNIEFLGCRYPAQTMKRIASLAEKVSAKYRESRKHKLKRTFIGASDAAEQKAKRTFK, encoded by the exons ATGAAGCCATCGGTAGATATAGACGCGTTGCGCACAGAGCACGAGTCTGACGAGCAGTGGGACGTGCGTCGCAGTTTCATGATGGAACATAAAGATGACTTTGAAGAATCCGAGTTGATAACTCTGGCTCAGATCTTCACTAACATTGAGTTCCTGGGGTGCAG ATATCCAGCCCAGACCATGAAGAGGATAGCGTCGCTGGCAGAGAAGGTGTCAGCAAAGTACAGAGAGAGTCGCAAGCACAAGCTAAAGAGAACCTTTATCGGAGCCAGCGACGCAGCCGAGCAGAAGGCTAAGAGgacttttaaatag
- the Urm1 gene encoding ubiquitin-related modifier 1 homolog, with the protein MPETLKVHLQFGGGAELLFDKVKKREVELPALNKYFPDCQTEKWTIKELLVWIKDNLLKERPELFLQGASVRPGILVLVNEADWELCGELTYELQQGDVIMFISTLHGG; encoded by the exons ATGCCAGAAACTTTGAAAGTCCACCTACAGTTTGGCGGAGGTGCAGAACTCCTGTTTGACAAAGTTAAGAAGAGAGAAGTAGAATTGCCAGCTTTAAACAAATACTTCCCGGATTGCCAGACTGAAAAATGGACCATAAAAGAACTGCTTGTATGGATTAAAGATAACTTGTTGAAAGAAAGGCCAGAGTTGTTTTTACag GGTGCCTCAGTGAGGCCTGGTATCCTGGTGCTGGTGAACGAGGCGGACTGGGAGTTGTGCGGGGAACTGACATACGAGCTGCAGCAAGGTGACGTCATTATGTTCATATCCACGTTACATGGCGGATAG
- the LOC138404392 gene encoding uncharacterized protein, translating into MRQVELAIWERTPRTPSPRAKLVQLAEKSREIGLTMNKSKTKIMTNKEQEDIEVDGEKIEYVTQYIYLGQTISFKDQIDLELERRVTCAWKRPPMALHWYQHENLETLSGIPKADSRSTGELHKNRLMMFIDTSTNPNPASRLVSVKWQSHYACVGERFYTGPHQNTTICAK; encoded by the exons atgcgacaggtcgagttagCAATctgggagagaacgccccgcactcccaGCCCCCGCGCCAAACTGGTGCAG CTTGCTGAGAAGAGCAGAGAAATAGGTCTAACCATGAACAAATCAAAAACAAAGATAATGACGAACAAAGAACAAGAAGATATAGAAGTAGATGGAGAGAAGATAGAATATGTCACTCAATACATCTACCTAGGACAAACTATCTCTTTCAAAGATCAAATTGACCTAGAACTAGAAAGAAGAGTGACTTGTGCCTGGAAAAG GCCACCTATGGCCTTGCATTGGTACCAGCACGAAAATCTAGAAACGCTCTCAGGCATCCCTAAGGCTGATTCAAGGAGTACTGGAGAATTGCATAAGAACAG ATTAATGATGTTTATCGACACGTCGACAAATCCCAACCCTGCCAGCAGGCTGGTGTCCGTAAAATGGCAGTCGCACTACGCCTGCGTAGGCGAAAGGTTCTACACCGGACCACACCAAAATACCACCATTTGTGCTAAATAA